In Streptomyces sp. NBC_00704, a genomic segment contains:
- a CDS encoding N-acetylglucosamine kinase, whose translation MGLTASVLAIDAGNSKTDVAVVAAGGEVLATARGGGFRPPAVGVAAAVDDLADTVTRAYEAAGVPSATHVSACLANADLPVEEAQLAAALHARAWGGSVDVRNDTFAILRAGVAEPRGVAVVCGAGINCVGMRPDGRTARFPALGRLSGDWGGGWGLAEEALWHAARAADGRGGPTDLTRTLPAHFGLPTVYALIEALHLERVPPSRRHELTPVLFATAARGDAVARAVVDRLAEEVATMATVALTRLELLEEETPVLLGGGVLTAGHAQLDDRVRELLAARAPKAVPRVVRARPVLGAALLGLDHVGAPARAQRTTRAFFEA comes from the coding sequence GTGGGCCTGACGGCAAGCGTTCTCGCCATCGACGCGGGCAACAGCAAGACCGACGTCGCGGTGGTGGCGGCCGGCGGGGAGGTGCTCGCCACGGCCCGCGGCGGCGGCTTCCGACCGCCCGCGGTGGGCGTGGCGGCGGCCGTGGACGACCTCGCGGACACCGTCACGCGCGCGTACGAGGCCGCCGGGGTCCCGTCCGCGACCCATGTGTCGGCCTGCCTCGCCAACGCGGATCTGCCGGTCGAGGAGGCCCAGTTGGCGGCCGCCCTGCACGCGCGCGCGTGGGGCGGGTCGGTGGACGTCCGCAACGACACCTTCGCGATCCTGCGGGCGGGCGTGGCCGAACCGCGGGGGGTGGCCGTGGTGTGCGGCGCCGGCATCAACTGCGTGGGCATGCGCCCCGACGGCCGCACGGCCCGCTTCCCGGCGCTCGGCCGGCTCTCCGGGGACTGGGGCGGCGGCTGGGGGCTGGCCGAGGAGGCCCTGTGGCACGCGGCGCGGGCGGCGGACGGCAGAGGAGGACCGACGGACCTCACCCGCACCCTTCCCGCCCACTTCGGCCTGCCGACCGTGTACGCGCTGATCGAGGCCCTGCACCTGGAGCGCGTCCCGCCGTCGCGCCGCCACGAACTGACCCCGGTCCTCTTCGCGACGGCGGCGCGGGGCGACGCGGTCGCGCGCGCGGTCGTCGACCGCCTGGCGGAGGAGGTGGCGACGATGGCGACGGTGGCGCTGACCCGCCTGGAACTGCTGGAGGAGGAGACGCCGGTGCTGCTCGGCGGCGGAGTCCTCACGGCGGGCCACGCACAACTGGACGACCGGGTGCGCGAACTGCTGGCGGCCAGGGCCCCCAAGGCGGTGCCCCGCGTGGTGCGCGCACGGCCGGTGCTCGGGGCGGCGCTGCTGGGCCTGGACCACGTGGGCGCGCCGGCCCGGGCGCAGCGCACCACCCGGGCCTTCTTCGAGGCCTGA
- a CDS encoding PP2C family serine/threonine-protein phosphatase, with product MSQMPRQAALPTCPSCAEPVDAGDRFCGACGYDLSAAPSRPDDHPTLTMNGSAHPASAHPASARPAPAQPTTHGTGTAGTVGNAGAVGASGAMGPSGAVGSPGPVGSSGAEATGANGTAVPGTGIPVPGTGVPGTGVPGTGASAGVPGAPLPPPAAPAAPALAAPPAPVAGVRFDRPSEPDEYALQAPDPRVAAEAAAVAETAKVCVACRAGRVDDDGYCENCGHAQPRERDHMEAESGPIAAVSDRGLRHHRNEDSFGLGCAALPDGSPALVAIVCDGVSSATRPDDASLAAARTASESLLAALPQGAHPQQAMHEAIVAASHAVNALADEPATAREQAPHQNAPACTLVGSVVTAGLLVVGWVGDSRAYWVPADRSSPPARLTEDDSWAAQMVAAGLMSEAEAYADERAHAITGWLGADAYELEPHTASFKPDRPGVVVVCTDGLWNYAEAAEEMAEVLPPDAADRPLHSARVLVGHALDGGGHDNVTVALVPFPAPVQGAGSA from the coding sequence ATGTCGCAGATGCCCCGGCAGGCCGCGCTGCCGACGTGTCCGAGCTGCGCCGAGCCGGTCGACGCGGGTGACCGTTTCTGCGGCGCGTGCGGATACGACCTGTCCGCCGCGCCGTCGCGCCCGGACGACCACCCGACCCTCACGATGAACGGCTCCGCCCACCCGGCGTCCGCTCACCCCGCCTCCGCCCGTCCGGCCCCCGCGCAGCCCACCACGCACGGCACGGGGACGGCGGGAACCGTGGGGAACGCGGGAGCCGTGGGAGCCTCAGGAGCCATGGGACCTTCGGGAGCTGTGGGGTCTCCGGGACCTGTGGGGTCTTCGGGAGCCGAAGCGACGGGCGCGAACGGCACGGCCGTCCCCGGCACGGGTATTCCCGTCCCCGGCACGGGCGTTCCCGGCACGGGCGTTCCCGGCACGGGGGCCTCCGCCGGCGTGCCCGGGGCGCCGCTCCCGCCGCCCGCCGCTCCGGCCGCGCCCGCTCTGGCGGCCCCGCCCGCGCCCGTCGCCGGCGTCCGGTTCGACCGGCCGTCGGAACCCGACGAGTACGCCCTCCAGGCGCCCGACCCCCGGGTGGCCGCCGAGGCCGCCGCGGTGGCCGAGACCGCCAAGGTGTGCGTGGCCTGCCGCGCGGGCCGGGTGGACGACGACGGGTACTGCGAGAACTGCGGACACGCCCAGCCGCGTGAACGCGACCACATGGAGGCCGAGTCGGGCCCGATCGCCGCCGTCAGCGACCGCGGGCTGCGCCACCACCGCAACGAGGACTCCTTCGGCCTCGGCTGCGCCGCCCTGCCCGACGGCTCGCCCGCGCTCGTGGCGATCGTCTGCGACGGCGTCTCCTCCGCGACCCGGCCCGACGACGCCTCCCTGGCCGCCGCGAGGACGGCGAGCGAGTCCCTGCTGGCGGCCCTGCCGCAGGGAGCGCACCCCCAGCAGGCGATGCACGAGGCGATCGTCGCCGCCTCGCACGCGGTCAACGCGCTGGCCGACGAGCCGGCCACGGCCCGCGAGCAGGCCCCGCACCAGAACGCCCCCGCCTGCACCCTCGTCGGCTCGGTGGTCACCGCCGGCCTGCTGGTCGTCGGCTGGGTCGGCGACAGCCGTGCCTACTGGGTGCCCGCCGACCGCAGTTCGCCCCCGGCGCGACTCACCGAGGACGACTCGTGGGCGGCGCAGATGGTCGCCGCGGGCCTGATGAGCGAGGCGGAGGCCTACGCCGACGAGCGCGCCCACGCGATCACCGGCTGGCTCGGCGCCGACGCCTACGAACTGGAGCCGCACACCGCGTCCTTCAAGCCGGACCGGCCCGGTGTGGTCGTGGTGTGCACGGACGGCCTGTGGAACTACGCGGAGGCCGCCGAGGAGATGGCCGAGGTCCTCCCGCCGGACGCCGCCGACCGGCCGCTGCACAGCGCACGGGTACTGGTCGGCCACGCCCTCGACGGCGGGGGCCACGACAACGTAACAGTGGCCCTCGTGCCGTTCCCCGCCCCCGTCCAGGGGGCAGGATCGGCCTGA
- a CDS encoding glutamate ABC transporter substrate-binding protein translates to MRARRVRARLRGWGGVGAMAAGCALALALVLMLPWARSGGAAAPGRTGGKVAEASQAADADCTAPEKQTPAPSAADGPAIAAIKARQGEKRKLVVGVDQNSYRWGYRDPNNTGAALEGFDIDLVHRIAQDILGDPNAVQFKAIPTNQRVPAVQEGRVDMVVRTMTISCSRLKDVAFSAPYFKTGQQVLAPKSSKITGYDGSLAKSRVCTAAGSTANTKLADDRKAGRLGAGVDIATTVPNQLDCLVRLQLGEVDAVVTDGALAASQAAQDPTVELKGAPFTTEYYGVAMKKDADDLVRRVNQILVQYRASGWQTSYDRWLSATLGADAATSRPPAPQYLRTG, encoded by the coding sequence ATGCGTGCGCGACGTGTGCGGGCCCGGCTGCGGGGCTGGGGCGGAGTGGGAGCGATGGCGGCCGGCTGCGCCCTCGCGCTGGCGCTCGTGCTGATGCTGCCGTGGGCCCGCTCCGGCGGCGCCGCGGCCCCCGGCCGCACCGGCGGCAAGGTCGCCGAGGCGAGCCAGGCGGCGGACGCCGACTGCACGGCCCCCGAGAAGCAGACGCCGGCGCCGTCGGCCGCGGACGGCCCGGCCATCGCCGCGATCAAGGCCCGCCAGGGCGAGAAGCGCAAGCTCGTCGTCGGCGTCGACCAGAACAGCTACCGGTGGGGCTACCGCGACCCCAACAACACCGGTGCGGCGCTGGAGGGTTTCGACATCGACCTGGTCCACCGCATCGCGCAGGACATACTCGGCGACCCGAACGCGGTCCAGTTCAAGGCCATCCCCACCAACCAGCGCGTCCCGGCCGTCCAGGAGGGCCGGGTGGACATGGTGGTCCGCACGATGACGATCTCCTGCAGCCGGCTGAAGGACGTGGCGTTCTCCGCGCCCTACTTCAAGACCGGTCAGCAGGTCCTCGCCCCCAAGTCCTCGAAGATCACCGGCTACGACGGCAGTCTGGCGAAGTCCAGGGTCTGCACGGCGGCCGGTTCCACGGCCAACACCAAGCTGGCCGACGACAGGAAGGCGGGCCGGCTCGGCGCGGGCGTCGACATCGCCACCACCGTCCCCAACCAGCTCGACTGCCTGGTACGGCTCCAGCTCGGCGAGGTCGACGCCGTGGTCACCGACGGCGCGCTCGCGGCCAGCCAGGCCGCCCAGGACCCGACCGTCGAACTCAAGGGCGCCCCCTTCACGACCGAGTACTACGGCGTGGCGATGAAGAAGGACGCCGACGACCTGGTACGCCGGGTCAACCAGATCCTGGTGCAGTACCGCGCGAGCGGCTGGCAGACGTCGTACGACAGATGGCTGTCGGCGACACTGGGCGCCGACGCGGCGACCTCCAGGCCGCCCGCGCCGCAGTACCTGCGAACGGGCTGA
- a CDS encoding vWA domain-containing protein, which yields MANFSKSNVPQFSVDVYQNEYLPEGGREVSAIVTVTATGGGTVGSAVAAPHLYAPGQGPSAAVALMVDCSGSMDYPPTKMRNARDATAAAVDTLRDGVHFAVIGGTHVAKEVYPGGGRLAVADATTREQAKHALRRLSAGGGTAIGTWLRLADRLLSTADVAIRHGILLTDGRNEHESPQDLKAALDSCAGRFTCDARGVGTDWEVKEVTGIASALLGTADIVADPAGLAADFTQMMETAMGKEVADVALRLWTPVGTTVKFVKQVAPTVEELTGRRTEAGPRAGDYPTGSWGDESRDYHVCVEVPAANVGQEMLAARVSLVIPQPDGAVHNLGAQGLVRAVWTDDMAASTSINPQVAHYTGQAELARVIQQGLDLRKAGDMDGATAKLGRAVQLASVSGNADTAKLLAKVVDVVDATTGTVRLKAKVADADEMTLETRSTKTVRVKK from the coding sequence ATGGCCAATTTCTCGAAGTCGAACGTGCCGCAGTTCTCGGTGGACGTCTACCAGAACGAGTACCTGCCGGAGGGCGGTCGCGAGGTCAGCGCGATCGTCACGGTCACCGCCACCGGCGGCGGCACGGTGGGCAGCGCGGTCGCCGCGCCGCACCTGTACGCGCCGGGCCAGGGCCCGTCCGCCGCCGTGGCGCTCATGGTCGACTGCTCCGGCTCGATGGACTACCCGCCGACCAAGATGCGCAACGCCCGCGACGCCACCGCCGCCGCCGTCGACACCCTGCGCGACGGCGTGCACTTCGCGGTGATCGGCGGCACGCACGTCGCCAAGGAGGTCTATCCGGGCGGCGGCCGGCTCGCGGTCGCCGACGCGACCACCCGCGAGCAGGCCAAGCACGCCCTGCGCCGGCTGAGCGCGGGCGGCGGCACCGCGATCGGCACCTGGCTGCGGCTCGCCGACCGGCTGCTGTCCACGGCCGACGTCGCCATCCGGCACGGCATCCTGCTCACCGACGGCCGCAACGAGCACGAGTCGCCGCAGGACCTCAAGGCCGCCCTCGACTCCTGCGCCGGACGGTTCACCTGTGACGCCCGGGGCGTGGGCACCGACTGGGAAGTGAAAGAAGTCACAGGGATAGCCTCCGCGCTGCTCGGCACCGCCGACATCGTCGCGGACCCGGCCGGCCTCGCCGCCGACTTCACGCAGATGATGGAGACGGCGATGGGCAAGGAGGTCGCGGACGTCGCCCTGCGGCTGTGGACCCCGGTCGGCACCACCGTCAAGTTCGTCAAGCAGGTCGCGCCGACCGTCGAGGAGCTGACCGGCCGCCGCACCGAGGCGGGCCCGCGCGCGGGCGACTACCCCACCGGTTCCTGGGGCGACGAGTCCCGTGACTACCACGTGTGCGTCGAGGTCCCGGCGGCGAACGTGGGCCAGGAGATGCTGGCCGCGCGCGTCTCGCTGGTGATCCCGCAGCCGGACGGCGCCGTCCACAACCTGGGGGCGCAGGGACTGGTGCGGGCCGTGTGGACCGACGACATGGCCGCCTCCACGTCGATCAACCCCCAGGTCGCCCACTACACGGGCCAGGCCGAACTGGCCCGGGTCATCCAGCAGGGCCTCGATCTGCGCAAAGCGGGGGATATGGATGGAGCGACGGCCAAACTGGGCCGGGCTGTGCAGCTCGCGAGCGTCTCGGGGAACGCGGATACTGCGAAACTGCTTGCGAAGGTGGTGGACGTGGTCGACGCGACGACAGGTACTGTGCGACTGAAGGCCAAGGTCGCGGACGCCGACGAGATGACGCTCGAGACCAGGTCCACGAAGACTGTTCGTGTAAAGAAGTGA
- a CDS encoding carbohydrate ABC transporter permease encodes MTHVRERPAEQTAPPSSPAGRTARRRALLEWIAVHSLGVAAALFFTLPFVFVFLTSLMSDSQALSRDLVPHTWEWGNYRKVFDTPGFLVWWRNTLLYAGLGTVLTVVSSVPVAYALAKFRFRGRNLTLMLVISMMMLPPQVVVIPMYLFWAKQLDLSGTLWPLVVPLAFGDAFSIFLLRQFLTTIPDEYLDAAKVDGCGDLRTLLKVVLPMAKPGIAAVALFQFFAAWNDYFGPQIYASENPDAWTLSYALESFKGAHHTDWNLTMAATVLVMAPVILVFFFAQKAFVEGVTLTGVKG; translated from the coding sequence ATGACCCACGTACGGGAACGCCCGGCCGAGCAGACGGCTCCGCCCTCCTCGCCCGCCGGGCGCACCGCCCGCCGCAGAGCGCTGCTGGAATGGATCGCCGTCCACTCCCTGGGCGTGGCCGCGGCCCTGTTCTTCACGCTCCCCTTCGTGTTCGTGTTCCTCACCTCCCTGATGAGCGACTCGCAGGCGCTCAGCCGGGACCTGGTCCCGCACACCTGGGAGTGGGGCAACTACCGCAAGGTCTTCGACACACCCGGCTTCCTCGTCTGGTGGCGCAACACGCTGCTGTACGCGGGCCTGGGCACCGTCCTCACGGTCGTCTCCTCGGTGCCCGTCGCGTACGCGCTGGCCAAGTTCCGCTTCCGGGGCCGCAATCTGACGCTGATGCTGGTGATCTCGATGATGATGCTGCCGCCGCAGGTGGTCGTCATCCCGATGTACCTGTTCTGGGCCAAGCAGCTGGACCTGTCGGGCACCTTGTGGCCGCTGGTCGTCCCGCTGGCGTTCGGCGACGCGTTCTCGATCTTCCTGCTGCGCCAGTTCCTGACGACGATCCCCGACGAGTACCTCGACGCGGCGAAGGTGGACGGCTGCGGCGACCTGCGCACCCTGCTGAAGGTCGTCCTGCCGATGGCGAAGCCCGGCATCGCCGCCGTCGCCCTCTTCCAGTTCTTCGCCGCCTGGAACGACTACTTCGGCCCGCAGATCTACGCCTCGGAGAACCCGGACGCCTGGACGCTCTCCTACGCCCTGGAGTCGTTCAAGGGCGCGCACCACACCGACTGGAACCTCACCATGGCGGCCACCGTGCTCGTCATGGCCCCCGTGATCCTCGTGTTCTTCTTCGCGCAGAAGGCGTTCGTCGAAGGTGTCACCCTCACCGGAGTAAAGGGTTAA
- a CDS encoding serine/threonine-protein kinase yields the protein MSQAGQSCQRPGCEGSYEDVGDGELYCDNCGLAPVVSSPDPASGAGRVGSLPTGVTRGGKDGTGSASSRSSGRSARSTRTSSQSSKSRRSVSGRLSRSLSGASTGRSVSVRSSGSTAGSSGRARLGVGLVSVPQVPKPDPRAMVQENPEVPERKRFCSRSDCGAPVGRSRGEREGRTEGFCTKCGHPYSFVPKLKAGDIVHGQYEVVGALAHGGLGWVYLAIDRPVHDRWVVLKGLLDTGDQDAMAAAISERRFLSEIEHANIVRIYNFVEHLDQRTGSLDGYIVMEYVGGKSLKEIANDRRTPDGKRDPLPVEQACAYGIEALEALGHLHSRNLLYCDFKVDNAIQTEDELKLIDMGAVRRMDDDTSAIYGTIGYQGPEVAEVGPSVASDLYTVGRTLAVLTFDFQGYTTVFADSLPDPDTIEVFRQYESFYRLLVRATDPDPARRFASAQEMAEQLTGVLREVVSLQSGRARPALSTLFGPELKVTDTELFPKLDGEVSRLGARTEVDSLRLFGRSGSTRPARTAPALAGGTGGAVMPSGAPGAAPGLPGTPGAAPALAFAGGAGVVPAGGPLPGAGSTPVGAGGGPVPAGGAPAVVPGGLVRTVPAPAAALALPVPHVDPTDPNAGFLAGLSASAPAELITALTAAPAPSVETRLRQIRAWLENGDHRAALALLGELEDERSDDWRVVWYRGVASLVTGDHEGAALSFDAIYDAFPGEPAPKLALGLCAEVLGQLDNAAEYYRLVWSTDPSYVSAAFGLARVQLAAGNRGSAVRTLESVPESSIHYTAARVAAVRARLRQRTALASDVPFLEDLVAAAAQVEALDAYGLDPTRREQLSAEVLGCALDWILSGGRDAAPAARALLGSELDERGLRFGLERSYRTLARLATGGEERIDLVERANRYRPRTWV from the coding sequence ATGAGTCAGGCAGGGCAGTCATGTCAGCGGCCGGGCTGCGAGGGGTCGTACGAGGATGTCGGCGACGGCGAGCTGTACTGCGACAACTGCGGTCTGGCCCCGGTCGTCTCGTCCCCCGATCCCGCCTCCGGGGCGGGCCGGGTCGGCTCGCTGCCGACCGGCGTGACCCGGGGCGGCAAGGACGGGACGGGCAGCGCGAGTTCACGCTCCAGCGGGCGCAGCGCCCGCAGCACCCGCACGTCGTCGCAGTCGTCGAAGTCGCGGCGCTCGGTGTCGGGGCGGCTGTCGCGCTCGCTGTCGGGCGCGTCGACGGGGCGTTCGGTGTCGGTGCGCAGCTCCGGCTCGACGGCCGGCTCCTCGGGCCGGGCCCGGCTGGGCGTCGGCCTGGTCTCGGTGCCGCAGGTGCCGAAGCCCGACCCGCGCGCGATGGTGCAGGAGAACCCCGAGGTCCCGGAGCGCAAGCGGTTCTGCTCGCGCTCCGACTGCGGTGCCCCGGTGGGCCGTTCGCGCGGTGAGCGGGAGGGCCGCACCGAGGGCTTCTGCACCAAGTGCGGCCACCCGTACTCCTTCGTGCCGAAGCTGAAGGCCGGCGACATCGTGCACGGCCAGTACGAGGTGGTGGGCGCCCTCGCGCACGGCGGGCTCGGCTGGGTCTACCTGGCCATCGACCGCCCGGTGCACGACCGCTGGGTGGTGCTGAAGGGCCTGCTGGACACGGGTGACCAGGACGCGATGGCCGCGGCCATCTCGGAGCGGCGCTTCCTGTCCGAGATCGAGCACGCCAACATCGTGCGGATCTACAACTTCGTCGAGCACCTCGACCAGCGCACCGGCTCCCTCGACGGCTACATCGTCATGGAGTACGTCGGCGGCAAGTCCCTCAAGGAGATCGCCAACGACCGCCGCACACCGGACGGCAAGCGGGACCCGCTCCCCGTCGAGCAGGCCTGCGCGTACGGCATCGAGGCCCTCGAGGCGCTCGGCCATCTGCACAGCCGCAACCTGCTGTACTGCGACTTCAAGGTCGACAACGCGATCCAGACCGAGGACGAGCTCAAGCTGATCGACATGGGCGCGGTCCGGCGGATGGACGACGACACGTCGGCCATCTACGGCACGATCGGCTACCAGGGCCCCGAGGTCGCCGAGGTCGGGCCGTCGGTCGCCTCCGACCTCTACACGGTGGGCCGTACCCTCGCCGTCCTCACCTTCGACTTCCAGGGCTACACGACCGTCTTCGCCGACTCCCTGCCCGACCCCGACACCATCGAGGTCTTCCGCCAGTACGAGTCGTTCTACCGGCTGCTCGTGCGCGCCACCGACCCCGACCCGGCACGCCGGTTCGCCTCCGCGCAGGAGATGGCGGAGCAGCTGACCGGCGTGCTGCGCGAGGTCGTCTCGCTGCAGAGCGGCCGCGCGCGGCCCGCGCTGTCGACGCTGTTCGGGCCGGAACTCAAGGTCACGGACACGGAGCTGTTCCCCAAGCTGGACGGGGAGGTGTCACGGCTGGGCGCCCGGACGGAGGTCGACTCCCTCCGTCTGTTCGGCCGTTCCGGGTCCACCCGGCCGGCCCGGACCGCGCCCGCGCTCGCCGGCGGCACGGGCGGGGCGGTCATGCCGTCCGGCGCTCCGGGCGCCGCGCCCGGCCTGCCCGGCACACCCGGCGCCGCACCGGCTCTCGCCTTCGCGGGCGGCGCGGGCGTCGTCCCCGCGGGCGGTCCGCTGCCGGGCGCGGGCAGTACGCCGGTGGGTGCGGGCGGCGGCCCGGTCCCGGCCGGCGGCGCCCCCGCGGTCGTCCCCGGCGGGCTGGTGCGGACCGTGCCCGCACCCGCCGCGGCCCTCGCCCTGCCCGTCCCCCACGTCGACCCCACCGACCCCAACGCGGGCTTCCTCGCGGGCCTTTCGGCCTCCGCGCCGGCCGAGCTGATCACGGCGCTCACCGCGGCGCCGGCGCCGTCGGTCGAGACCCGGCTGCGGCAGATCCGCGCCTGGCTGGAGAACGGCGACCACCGGGCCGCCCTCGCCCTGCTCGGCGAGCTGGAGGACGAACGCTCCGACGACTGGCGGGTGGTGTGGTACCGCGGCGTGGCCTCGCTGGTCACCGGCGACCACGAGGGCGCCGCGCTGTCCTTCGACGCGATCTACGACGCCTTCCCGGGCGAGCCCGCGCCCAAGCTGGCGCTCGGCCTGTGCGCCGAGGTGCTGGGACAGCTCGACAACGCCGCCGAGTACTACCGCCTGGTCTGGTCGACCGACCCGAGCTATGTGAGCGCGGCGTTCGGCCTGGCGCGCGTGCAACTGGCCGCCGGCAACCGCGGCAGCGCCGTCCGGACGCTGGAGTCGGTGCCGGAGTCGTCCATCCACTACACGGCGGCGCGGGTCGCGGCGGTGCGGGCCCGGCTCCGGCAGCGGACGGCCCTCGCCTCCGACGTACCCTTTCTGGAGGACCTCGTCGCCGCCGCGGCGCAGGTGGAGGCGCTGGACGCGTACGGCCTCGACCCGACGCGGCGCGAGCAGTTGTCCGCCGAAGTCCTCGGGTGCGCCCTCGACTGGATACTCTCCGGTGGCCGGGACGCCGCGCCGGCCGCCCGGGCCCTGCTCGGCAGCGAACTGGACGAGCGGGGGCTGCGCTTCGGCCTGGAGCGCTCGTACCGCACGCTGGCCCGGCTGGCGACCGGCGGCGAGGAAAGGATCGACCTGGTGGAACGCGCCAATCGTTACCGCCCCCGGACGTGGGTGTAG
- a CDS encoding 6-phospho-beta-glucosidase, whose amino-acid sequence MKLTVVGGGSTYTPELVDGFARLRDTLPVEELVLVDPAAGRLELVGGLARRIFARQDHPGRIVTTSDLDAAVDGADAVLLQLRVGGQAARLQDETWPLDCGCVGQETTGAGGLAKALRTVPVVLDIAERVRRANPRAWIIDFTNPVGIVTRALLQAGHRAVGLCNVAIGLQRKFAALLDVAPAELHLDHVGLNHLTWETGVRLHGPEGEDVLPRLLARHADAIATDLRLPPALLDRLGVIPSYYLRYYYAHDEVVRELRTKPSRAAEVAAMEKELLSLYADPALDEKPALLARRGGAFYSEAAVDLAAALLTGSGSPYQVVNTRNDGTLPFLPDDAVIEVQAAVGPGGASPLPVPAADPLRTGLMAQVTAYEDLALDAALRGGRDRVFKALLCHPLIGQYEYAEELTDRLVAHNREHLAWA is encoded by the coding sequence ATGAAACTCACCGTGGTCGGCGGCGGCTCGACCTACACACCCGAACTCGTCGACGGCTTCGCGCGCCTGCGGGACACTCTGCCCGTGGAGGAACTGGTCCTCGTCGACCCGGCGGCCGGCCGTCTGGAGCTCGTCGGCGGTCTGGCCCGGCGCATCTTCGCCCGGCAGGACCACCCCGGCCGGATCGTCACCACCTCCGACCTGGACGCGGCCGTCGACGGCGCCGACGCCGTGCTGCTGCAACTGCGGGTCGGCGGCCAGGCGGCACGGCTCCAGGACGAGACCTGGCCCCTGGACTGCGGCTGCGTCGGCCAGGAGACGACCGGCGCGGGCGGCCTGGCGAAGGCGCTGCGCACCGTCCCGGTGGTCCTGGACATCGCCGAACGCGTCCGGCGGGCCAACCCGCGCGCGTGGATCATCGACTTCACCAACCCGGTCGGCATCGTCACCCGCGCCCTGCTCCAGGCCGGTCACCGGGCGGTCGGTCTGTGCAACGTGGCGATCGGCCTGCAACGCAAGTTCGCGGCCCTCCTCGACGTGGCGCCGGCCGAGCTGCACCTCGACCACGTGGGCCTGAACCACCTCACCTGGGAGACCGGGGTACGGCTGCACGGGCCCGAGGGCGAGGACGTCCTGCCGCGCCTGCTGGCCCGCCACGCCGACGCGATCGCCACCGACCTGCGGCTGCCCCCCGCCCTGCTGGACCGGCTGGGCGTCATCCCCTCGTACTACCTGCGCTACTACTACGCGCACGACGAGGTCGTACGGGAACTGCGCACCAAGCCGTCGCGGGCGGCGGAGGTGGCGGCGATGGAGAAGGAGCTGCTGTCGCTGTACGCCGACCCGGCCCTCGACGAGAAGCCGGCGCTGCTGGCCCGGCGCGGCGGGGCCTTCTACTCGGAGGCGGCGGTGGACCTGGCGGCGGCGCTGCTGACCGGCTCGGGCAGCCCCTACCAGGTGGTGAACACCCGCAACGACGGCACGCTGCCCTTCCTCCCGGACGACGCGGTGATCGAGGTCCAGGCGGCCGTGGGGCCCGGCGGGGCCTCCCCGCTGCCCGTGCCGGCCGCCGACCCGCTCCGCACGGGCCTGATGGCGCAGGTGACCGCCTACGAGGACCTGGCCCTGGACGCGGCCCTGCGCGGCGGCCGCGACCGCGTGTTCAAGGCGCTGCTGTGCCACCCCCTGATCGGCCAGTACGAGTACGCCGAAGAGCTGACCGACCGACTGGTCGCACACAACCGGGAGCATCTCGCGTGGGCCTGA